The Phoenix dactylifera cultivar Barhee BC4 chromosome 17, palm_55x_up_171113_PBpolish2nd_filt_p, whole genome shotgun sequence genome contains a region encoding:
- the LOC103716311 gene encoding dof zinc finger protein 1-like gives MATMGLSSTLVAGDRVDWSQDGGSEMLKPGSEGRAQEQQQQRQKTAPLRCPRCESANTKFCYYNNYSKSQPRHFCRACRRHWTEGGTLRNVPVGGGRKNKRAKTVHDASASMDKDGLARPQQRKQMAPFDDGDGHGSIFPGILRQVLLDPPPPLPLDYGIDGGGGFFAGPVLSDMPPFLPEVAPGEAELMSSSGNVANPLSSISSSSCSSPYDYTRLDPIIGEDDLAAWQAPTSHLSCWDDITDLVNAEDSILSTYPTMKGEV, from the exons ATGGCAACCATGGGCCTCAGCTCTACGCTGGTCGCTGGCGATCGCGTCGACTGGTCGCAG GATGGAGGCTCGGAGATGCTGAAGCCAGGAAGCGAAGGTAGAGCCcaggagcagcagcagcagaggcAGAAGACGGCGCCGCTGAGGTGCCCGAGATGCGAGTCCGCGAACACCAAGTTCTGCTACTACAACAACTACAGCAAGTCGCAGCCGCGACACTTCTGCCGGGCCTGCCGCAGGCACTGGACCGAAGGCGGCACGCTTCGCAACGTCCCGGTCGGCGGCGGCCGCAAAAACAAGCGCGCCAAGACCGTGCACGACGCATCCGCCTCGATGGATAAAGACGGTTTGGCTCGCCCGCAGCAACGGAAGCAAATGGCACCGTTTGACGATGGGGACGGCCATGGCAGCATCTTCCCCGGGATTCTTCGCCAGGTGCTGCTCGACCCCCCGCCGCCACTGCCGCTGGATTATGGCatcgacggcggcggcggcttctTTGCCGGGCCGGTGCTGTCGGACATGCCGCCGTTCCTGCCCGAAGTCGCCCCGGGAGAAGCAGAGCTTATGAGCTCTTCTGGCAACGTCGCCAATCCTTTATCTtccatctcttcttcttcctgctCCTCTCCCTACGATTACACGAGATTGGATCCCATTATCGGTGAAGATGACCTCGCCGCCTGGCAGGCGCCGACGAGCCATTTGAGTTGTTGGGACGACATAACGGACCTCGTCAACGCCGAGGATTCTATTCTCAGTACGTACCCAACCATGAAGGGAGAGGTCTGA
- the LOC103716293 gene encoding splicing factor 3B subunit 2-like: MTAAETAVEIPYPNGGPKAEPLRNGGSAAAAEKKKARESERRRRRRKQKKNSKASSLSADAGGDESEGGGGSQEDAKENTDPYSEVEVSVEVEYVPEKADIEDNFLEDFRNVFEKFRFKDSAASAEDDAKKDESDANAASKKKGDSDSEEEEQDAQQKEKGLSNKKKKLQRRMKIADLKQICSRPDVVEVWDATAADPKLLVYLKAYRNTVPVPRHWCQKRKFLQGKRGIEKQPFQLPDFIAATGIEKIRQAYIEKEDSKKLKQKQRERMQPKMGKMDIDYQVLHDAFFKYQTKPKLTTHGDLYHEGKEFEVKLREMKPGMLSQELKDALGMPEGAPPPWLINMQRYGPPPSYPHLKIPGLNAPIPPGASFGYHPGGWGKPPVDETGRPLYGDVFGLQQPEQINYEEEPVDRTKHWGDLEEEEEEEEEEEEELMEEEELEEGIQSVDSLSSTPTGVETPDVIDLRKQQRKEPEKPLYQVLEEKEERIAPGTLLGTTHTYVLGTQDKTAAKRVDLLRGQKSDKVDVTIQPEELEVMDDVLAAKYEEAREEEKLRNQKEDFSDMVAEAEKKRKRKMQEKEGKSKKREFKF; encoded by the exons ATGACTGCAGCTGAAACGGCCGTGGAGATCCCCTACCCCAACGGCGGCCCGAAGGCTGAGCCCCTCCGCAACGGAGGATCCGCCGCCGCGgccgagaagaagaaagcccgcGAGAGCGAGCGGCGCCGGCGACGgaggaagcagaagaagaacAGCAAGGCTTCGTCCCTCTCCGCCGACGCCGGCGGCGACGAGAGTGAAGGCGGTGGAGGATCCCAGGAAGATGCCAAGGAGAACACCGATCCTTATTCCGAG GTTGAGGTATCAGTTGAGGTAGAGTATGTTCCTGAGAAAGCTGATATAGAAGATAATTTTCTGGAAGACTTCAGGAACGTCTTTGAGAAGTTCAGATTCAAAGATTCTGCTGCTAGTGCGGAG GATGATGCCAAAAAGGATGAGTCTGATGCAAATGCGGCATCCAAAAAGAAAGGAGATTCTGACTCGGAGGAGGAAGAGCAGGATGCTCAGCAAAAGGAGAAAGGATTatctaataaaaagaaaaag TTGCAAAGGAGGATGAAAATTGCTGACCTAAAACAGATATGCTCAAGGCCAGATGTTGTTGAG gtatGGGATGCAACAGCAGCGGATCCAAAGCTGCTAGTTTATCTGAAAGCATATCGGAATACCGTACCTGTTCCAAGGCACTGGTGTCAGAAGCGGAAATTCTTACAG GGAAAACGAGGTATCGAGAAGCAGCCTTTTCAACTTCCTGACTTCATTGCTGCAACGGGAATAGAAAAAATAAGACAG GCATACATTGAAAAAGAGGACAGCAAGAAGCTGAAACAGAAGCAGCGCGAGCGCATGCAACCAAAGATGGGAAAGATGGATATAGATTATCAG GTTCTGCATGATGCCTTTTTCAAATATCAGACGAAACCAAAGTTGACTACACATGGTGATCTATACCATGAAGGCAAAGAATTTGAG GTCAAGCTGAGGGAAATGAAACCGGGTATGTTGTCACAAGAACTCAAAGACGCTCTAGGTATGCCTGAAGGTGCCCCACCCCCATGGCTTATTAACATGCAG AGATATGGCCCTCCGCCTTCTTATCCACATCTCAAAATACCTGGTTTGAATGCTCCTATCCCTCCTGGTGCCAGCTTTGGTTATCATCCTGGAGGTTGGGGTAAACCTCCTGTTGATGAA ACTGGACGTCCTTTGTACGGTGATGTTTTTGGGCTTCAACAACCGGAACAAATTAATTATGAG GAAGAGCCTGTTGATCGGACCAAACACTGGGGTgacttggaggaggaggaagaagaggaagaagaggaagaggaagaactgatggaagaagaggagttgGAGGAAGGCATTCAATCTGTTGACAGCCTTTCAAG CACTCCAACTGGTGTGGAGACGCCTGATGTCATTGATCTTCGGAAGCAACAGAGAAAGGAGCCTGAGAAACCACTATATCAG GTCcttgaggagaaagaagaaaggattgCTCCTGGGACTTTGCTTGGAACAACTCACAC GTATGTCCTCGGTACACAAGATAAAACGGCTGCCAAAAGG GTCGATCTTCTGCGGGGTCAAAAGTCAGACAAAGTGGATGTCACCATACAACCAGAGGAGCTGGAAGTTATGGATGATGTTTTGGCGGCCAA GTACGAAGAGGCACGGGAGGAGGAGAAACTGCGGAACCAGAAGGAAGATTTCAGTGACATGGTCGCAGAG gcggagaagaaaaggaagcgcAAGATGCAGGAGAAGGAAGGGAAATCCAAGAAGAGAGAATTTAAATTCTAG